Part of the Defluviitalea raffinosedens genome, CAAAGGAAGCTTTAACTCGTTCTCCTCCACTTAAAATCCCAACCTTTTTATACACGCTGTCTCCTTTGAAAAGAAGGCGGGCCAATAATATTCTGGCAAAACTCTCCTCGTAAACGCTTTCTGACATAACATTGTCAAGAATACTCTTATTCTCCTCTAAGATACTTAGCTCCTGACTGAAATAACCAATCCTTACGTTAGGAGCAATCTTTATTGGGGACTCTTGATTTAGAATCATTTTTAGCAAAGTGGTTTTTCCACACCCATTGGGACCTATTAAAGCTACCTTAGCTCCATTTTCCAGATAAAACTGAGCATCTTTAAAGATAACTTTTTCACCAAAGCTCTTGTTGAGCCCTTTTCCTTCGATGATAACTTTGCTATATATTTTCTGAACATCCCCAATGTCTAACTTAATTTTTCCGATTTTTTTAGGTTTCTCCTTAACTTCCAGATGCTGAATTCTTGCTTCCATATTCTTAATAGCGCGGTCCAAATTAGCTTTTGCTTTTTGATTGCCCATCTTGTGGAGTCTGGCCTCAGAGTTACCCATTCTTCTGGGAGTCTTTCGCATTGATTTTACTTTTTCCCGAGTAGATATTATGACCCTTTCTAACCTCTTCTTTTCCTTAACATATTCCTCATATTCAAATTGAGCTCGCTCTCGCTCTTTCGTCTTTTGCTTAATATATTCACTATAGTTGCCGGAATAGCTTTTGATTTTCCCATCTTCTATTTCGATTATTTTGCTGCAAAGGCTATCCAGCAAATCTCGATCGTGAGAAATCAAGACTAAGGCTCCGGAAAATTCGGCTAAGGAGTCTTCAACTAATTGAATCCCTTCAATATCCATGTTACTAGTGGGTTCATCAGCAAAAATAATAGCATTATTTTTACTTAGGCTGGTCGCGAGCTTAAAGCGGGTTTTTTCTCCTCCACTCATACTCTCCCGATAGATTGGGGGAACTTTAAATTTTGAAGCCATTTCTTGCTGAATCGTTTCTTCTTCAGGGGGCTCCAGTTGGGAGATACATGAACATTTCCCATAGAGTTTTACCCATCCTTCATCAGGTTCTATTCTTTGGCTTAAAAGATTCAATAAAGTTGTTTTTCCTGCCCCATTTACTCCCACAATACCAATGCGATCTTGATCATATATACGTAGATTTTCAATATCTAAAATAAGACGGTCTCCATATGATTTTTTTAGATTTCTGCATTCTACTAACAACATAAAAAAACCCCTCCTAAATTACCGGAGAGGATAGTATCCTTGCAGATCTTAACCATACCAAAAGAACTATATCATCTATTGCCCATGGCCTTAGGCCGAGAAATATAGTACTCTCTCAGGCAACAAAATCTACAGCAAAGTATAGTTATCAAAAGCTATCTACAGAAGTCAATACTATCCACT contains:
- the abc-f gene encoding ribosomal protection-like ABC-F family protein; protein product: MLLVECRNLKKSYGDRLILDIENLRIYDQDRIGIVGVNGAGKTTLLNLLSQRIEPDEGWVKLYGKCSCISQLEPPEEETIQQEMASKFKVPPIYRESMSGGEKTRFKLATSLSKNNAIIFADEPTSNMDIEGIQLVEDSLAEFSGALVLISHDRDLLDSLCSKIIEIEDGKIKSYSGNYSEYIKQKTKERERAQFEYEEYVKEKKRLERVIISTREKVKSMRKTPRRMGNSEARLHKMGNQKAKANLDRAIKNMEARIQHLEVKEKPKKIGKIKLDIGDVQKIYSKVIIEGKGLNKSFGEKVIFKDAQFYLENGAKVALIGPNGCGKTTLLKMILNQESPIKIAPNVRIGYFSQELSILEENKSILDNVMSESVYEESFARILLARLLFKGDSVYKKVGILSGGERVKASFAKIICSDFNLLILDEPTNYLDLNSLEVVEEVLREYQHTLLFVSHDRRFINSVASQLMIIEDHKLKTFKGSYEEYMASRTEVRDRKKEQIEEEILRLETRLTELISKISMPSKKDDPELLEVEYRETLRQIRHLKNLLE